The following proteins come from a genomic window of Pelagicoccus albus:
- a CDS encoding DUF6691 family protein, whose amino-acid sequence MNLAKLTKAAIIGFVFGFLLQKGGVANFHILIGALQLQDFTVMKIMLTAVITGIVGVSFLRSRGLVQLSVKKLNLPKNIGGGLLFGVGLALAGYCPGTGAAAIGQLNGDAFSLIAGMLAGSYLFALLSKRFVGKLSKDNAKAVRLVPQSGAKQHLSVFGFAVALTAVVLLLPS is encoded by the coding sequence ATGAATCTCGCAAAGCTAACAAAAGCAGCAATCATCGGTTTTGTATTTGGTTTTCTTTTACAAAAAGGTGGCGTTGCAAACTTCCACATACTGATTGGAGCACTACAGCTACAGGACTTTACCGTCATGAAAATAATGCTCACCGCGGTAATAACAGGAATCGTTGGCGTAAGTTTTCTTCGTAGCAGGGGCCTTGTGCAGCTTTCAGTAAAGAAACTGAATTTACCGAAAAACATCGGAGGAGGCCTGCTGTTTGGCGTGGGCCTCGCTCTAGCCGGCTACTGCCCTGGGACAGGAGCCGCCGCAATTGGTCAACTAAACGGAGATGCCTTTTCCCTGATCGCTGGAATGTTGGCCGGATCCTACCTCTTCGCATTATTGTCAAAACGGTTCGTAGGAAAGTTGAGTAAAGACAACGCGAAGGCCGTTCGACTCGTGCCTCAGTCGGGAGCCAAGCAGCACCTCTCGGTTTTTGGGTTCGCAGTAGCACTGACTGCGGTGGTTTTGTTGCTACCAAGCTGA